In Pirellulales bacterium, the genomic window TCATACGCTGGCCGTACTGCTGGAACGCAATGGGCATGAAGTCCGTTTGGCGCGCGAAGGGCGCGAGGCTCTGGACATCGCACTGCGCTACAAACCCGATGTCATCTTGATCGATATTGGCCTGCCCGATATCGATGGCTACGAAGTGGCGCAGACCCTGCGCCAGCATGACAGCTTCGCCAACACGACGCTGATTGCCATCAGTGGGTATGCGACCGACAACGATCGCGACCGTGCGCGGCAAGCGACATTCGACCACCACCTGGCAAAGCCCGTGGAACTGGAAGCTTTGCAGACCCTGTTGGGATCGTTTCGTCGCCGCCGTTGACCGTTGCACGCCCTGGCGCCATGTCGCTCTTTGCTCTGGGTGGGTGGCGAACCGCTTTAGTTACCGGCACTCGCGTTTAAATATTGCGGTGACCGGGATCGTAAGCATGTTCGGACGACGATTGCGATGCATTTCAAGTTTCGGCCGCATGCCACGCCCTGATCGAAGCTCTCCGCTGCATAAAGTTTCTATGTTGT contains:
- a CDS encoding response regulator, whose product is HTLAVLLERNGHEVRLAREGREALDIALRYKPDVILIDIGLPDIDGYEVAQTLRQHDSFANTTLIAISGYATDNDRDRARQATFDHHLAKPVELEALQTLLGSFRRRR